One window of the Candidatus Baltobacteraceae bacterium genome contains the following:
- a CDS encoding HAD family hydrolase, producing the protein MGFDIDHTLCIDNKLERVVFLHLLDRIVLEGGRPLGSQARESERIDDLLAFSRGGGCTIEEAVRRFVDERGVKARDEHVAGFKRMALAMAESFVVPDPFARSTVATLESMGVRLAVLSNGWNPLQEVKARRAGFGGPVLASAELGHQKPHPAAFAELTRELGVDPTRCFYIGDDPRADVYGALQAGLRAVWLDHEGKTYPPDLPAPAYVVHSLEEVPALVAAEACV; encoded by the coding sequence GTGGGGTTTGACATCGATCACACGCTGTGCATCGACAACAAGCTCGAGCGGGTGGTCTTTCTCCATCTGCTCGATCGCATCGTCCTCGAGGGCGGACGCCCGCTCGGCAGTCAGGCGCGGGAGAGCGAACGCATCGACGATCTGCTCGCGTTCTCGCGCGGGGGCGGTTGCACGATCGAGGAGGCCGTGCGCCGTTTCGTCGACGAGCGCGGCGTCAAGGCGAGGGACGAACACGTCGCCGGTTTCAAACGGATGGCGCTGGCGATGGCCGAGAGCTTCGTCGTGCCCGACCCCTTCGCGCGTTCGACGGTTGCGACGTTGGAGAGCATGGGCGTTCGGCTGGCGGTGCTCAGCAACGGCTGGAACCCCCTCCAAGAGGTCAAGGCGCGCCGCGCCGGATTCGGCGGACCGGTTCTAGCCAGCGCCGAACTCGGACATCAAAAGCCGCACCCGGCAGCCTTCGCCGAGCTGACGCGCGAACTCGGCGTCGACCCCACGCGTTGTTTCTACATCGGCGACGACCCGCGCGCCGACGTTTACGGGGCACTGCAGGCGGGGTTGCGGGCGGTTTGGCTGGATCACGAAGGGAAGACCTATCCGCCGGACTTGCCGGCGCCGGCCTATGTCGTTCACTCGCTGGAGGAGGTTCCGGCGTTGGTTGCTGCGGAGGCATGCGTTTGA
- a CDS encoding pitrilysin family protein, whose protein sequence is MALAVPAGAASLNVTRVTLPNGLRVIVVRDPLAPVVSTVLNYEAGSDEQTVAGEAHALEHMMFRGSASLSSSQLMDTVSLTGGDFDADTEDAITQFFFTVPSQYLDIALHLERSRAVGLSLAPDQWASERLAITQEVTQDNSDAIYRLFEKMIGRILYGTPYAKNGLGTVYGFAHQVSMPLLRHFYDTWYHPNNAVYVIVGDVDGPATIARVKALWDNLPAAKLPPKPAVELAPVTAKIYRDYSDQPYTIVLVGYRLPGYDSPDYAASQILQDVLSSQRGQLFDLAASGKALYTGFQAQTFRKAAVGLAIGVVSVSVKPETIDREMREVIDDYRETGVPSDLVEAAKRREIAQLEFNGNSIEDLAFEWSQAVAVQGLSSPDDMEGAFARVTTADVNRVLRRYLDNADAVAAYAVPKNSGAMSAGGGGPGKENNMVPPKTHQPLPAWAQSVLKNLNVPAQTLDPTSTTLPNGIRLIVQPESITKTVVVSGQIENDPFVQEPADRRGVNEITTGLFPYGTTTYDRIAYQAQLDTIAASVSAGTDFGLDVLSKDFDRGVQLLADDELHPAFDSKSFAIVKSQLVGQMQGEVTSPDYLAQVALSDALYPPGDPFRNFETVKSVSAVTLDDVKAWYAAAYRPDLTTIVVIGDVTPDAARAVVEKYFGGWTANGPKPQTQPSPVPLNEVAQVVVPAQGRVQSSVELVELNDLRRSDPSWAALQVANTALTGGFYSSILYHDLREVHGYAYSVGSSILAGKTRSSFSVRYACDPKNIVPAEEAVIADLERMQTTPLTKEELLRAKALLLGGVPIQQASYDGVTSLLLSYASHGLPLDQYESDAHAFLATTAAQVRAAFAKWIRPNGFVRIVTGPGPK, encoded by the coding sequence TTGGCTCTCGCCGTACCGGCTGGTGCTGCTTCACTGAACGTCACCCGCGTCACGCTGCCGAATGGCTTGCGCGTGATCGTCGTGCGCGACCCGCTCGCTCCGGTGGTGAGCACGGTGCTCAACTACGAAGCCGGCTCGGACGAACAGACCGTGGCCGGCGAGGCACATGCACTCGAGCACATGATGTTTCGCGGCAGCGCGTCGCTCTCGTCCTCGCAATTGATGGACACGGTCAGCCTGACCGGCGGCGATTTCGATGCGGACACGGAAGACGCGATCACGCAATTCTTCTTTACCGTGCCCTCGCAGTATCTCGATATCGCATTGCATCTCGAGCGCTCGCGCGCGGTAGGGCTCTCGCTCGCACCCGATCAGTGGGCCTCCGAACGCCTTGCGATCACGCAAGAGGTCACGCAAGACAACAGCGACGCGATCTACCGGCTCTTCGAAAAGATGATCGGCCGCATCTTGTACGGCACGCCTTACGCCAAGAACGGGCTCGGGACCGTCTACGGTTTTGCGCATCAGGTCAGCATGCCGCTGCTGCGTCACTTCTACGATACGTGGTACCATCCGAACAATGCCGTCTACGTCATCGTCGGTGACGTCGATGGGCCGGCGACGATTGCACGCGTGAAAGCGCTATGGGACAATTTGCCGGCTGCCAAACTTCCACCCAAACCTGCGGTCGAGCTCGCGCCGGTCACGGCGAAAATCTACCGTGACTATTCCGACCAGCCGTACACGATCGTTTTGGTCGGTTATCGGCTACCGGGCTACGACAGTCCCGACTATGCCGCGTCGCAGATCTTGCAGGATGTGCTCAGCAGTCAGCGCGGCCAACTCTTCGATCTTGCGGCGTCGGGCAAAGCGCTTTACACGGGATTTCAGGCGCAGACCTTCCGCAAGGCGGCCGTGGGCCTTGCGATCGGGGTCGTTTCGGTGAGCGTGAAACCGGAAACCATCGATCGTGAGATGCGTGAGGTGATCGACGACTACCGCGAGACCGGCGTTCCGTCCGATCTCGTCGAGGCGGCAAAGCGTCGCGAGATCGCGCAGCTCGAATTCAACGGCAACTCGATCGAGGACTTGGCTTTCGAGTGGAGTCAGGCCGTCGCGGTGCAGGGACTCTCTTCGCCCGACGATATGGAGGGCGCATTCGCGCGCGTCACCACCGCCGACGTGAACCGCGTGCTGCGCAGGTATCTCGACAACGCCGACGCCGTGGCGGCGTACGCCGTGCCCAAGAACAGCGGCGCGATGAGCGCCGGCGGCGGGGGACCGGGCAAAGAGAACAACATGGTGCCGCCCAAGACGCATCAGCCGCTCCCGGCGTGGGCGCAGAGCGTTTTGAAAAACCTCAACGTGCCGGCGCAGACGCTCGATCCGACCTCGACCACGCTGCCGAACGGCATTCGCTTGATCGTGCAGCCCGAGTCGATCACGAAGACGGTCGTGGTAAGCGGGCAGATCGAGAACGATCCGTTCGTGCAAGAGCCGGCCGATCGGCGCGGCGTCAACGAGATCACGACCGGCCTCTTCCCCTACGGTACGACGACCTATGACCGCATAGCGTATCAGGCGCAGCTGGACACGATCGCGGCGAGCGTCAGCGCGGGTACCGATTTCGGTCTCGACGTGCTTTCGAAGGACTTCGATCGCGGCGTGCAACTGCTTGCCGACGACGAACTCCATCCGGCGTTCGACAGCAAGAGCTTTGCAATCGTGAAAAGCCAGCTGGTCGGACAGATGCAAGGCGAGGTCACCTCGCCCGACTATCTCGCGCAAGTCGCGCTCAGCGACGCGCTTTATCCGCCCGGCGATCCGTTCCGCAATTTCGAGACCGTCAAGAGCGTCAGCGCGGTGACGCTGGACGACGTGAAGGCGTGGTACGCCGCCGCCTATCGACCCGACCTGACCACGATCGTCGTGATCGGCGACGTCACGCCCGATGCGGCCCGCGCCGTCGTCGAAAAGTACTTCGGCGGATGGACGGCAAACGGGCCGAAGCCGCAAACACAGCCCTCGCCGGTACCGTTGAACGAGGTGGCGCAGGTCGTCGTTCCGGCGCAGGGGCGCGTCCAATCCTCGGTGGAGTTGGTCGAACTCAACGACCTGCGCCGCTCCGATCCCTCGTGGGCGGCATTGCAGGTAGCGAACACTGCGCTCACCGGCGGTTTCTACTCCTCAATTCTCTATCACGACCTGCGTGAGGTTCACGGCTACGCGTACTCGGTCGGAAGCTCGATACTCGCGGGCAAGACGCGCTCGAGTTTTAGCGTGCGCTACGCGTGCGATCCGAAAAACATCGTGCCGGCCGAAGAAGCGGTGATCGCCGACCTCGAGCGTATGCAAACCACGCCGCTCACCAAGGAAGAACTCCTGCGCGCCAAAGCGCTCCTGCTCGGCGGCGTGCCGATCCAGCAGGCAAGTTACGACGGCGTGACCTCGCTGCTCTTGAGCTACGCGAGCCATGGGTTGCCGCTCGATCAATACGAGAGCGACGCGCACGCCTTTCTCGCGACGACCGCGGCACAGGTGCGGGCGGCGTTCGCGAAGTGGATTCGCCCGAACGGATTCGTCCGCATCGTTACGGGTCCCGGACCGAAGTGA
- the recG gene encoding ATP-dependent DNA helicase RecG codes for MKIGELNGVGLKSAPFFRELGIETSRDLLDYLPFRYEDLRFPTPANLLGASGGEDNAVGTVTHVKERRVRGLEIVEVRMRDEAGEFGAKWIGRNRYVYGRIKEGMRLFVRGRVERTLAGAVINVTHYTQLREGESYRGEMVPVYRASKDLTTRKIAAVVRKNLPALLEEAGEDPLPEAVRANAAYPSLRDSYRAVHAPATPEEAERARERFIFTEFLVLAAGAQLRRAERERAHDASALERPRDLLDQFQVPLDFPLTGAQRHAIDEIWRDMTRDVPMNRLLQGDVGSGKTLVAAAAVVLAARNGIQSALMAPTEILAAQHASKLAPLLLPFGITVEAVFGAQGARARNAALDRLASGEALLAVGTHALLTGSVDFARLGLVIIDEQHRFGVEQRARLRAKGIAPHTLHMTATPIPRTLAQSVYADLDLSVIDELPPGRTPIETYAIRTSRLERAYAFVEANVARGHQAYIVAPAIDEESELTSVIAESEHLKNDVFPQRRIGVVHGRLTSREKDEVMGRFVRGEIDILLATTVVEVGVDVPNASVMVVLDAHRYGLAQLHQLRGRIGRGVAKSFCVLVYPDETGESERLGILTESTDGFAIAEADLRLRGAGEFAGTVQSGAADLWIADLVRDIEIYREARTQAERIIAGDPALRRAEHAGLRNSLERAPSTRALVLSS; via the coding sequence ATGAAGATCGGAGAGCTCAACGGGGTTGGACTCAAGAGCGCACCGTTCTTTCGCGAGCTCGGCATCGAAACGTCGCGCGACCTTCTCGATTATCTACCGTTCCGCTACGAAGATCTGCGCTTTCCCACGCCGGCGAATCTGCTCGGCGCGAGCGGAGGCGAGGATAACGCGGTCGGCACCGTAACGCACGTCAAAGAGCGGCGCGTGCGCGGACTCGAGATCGTCGAAGTGCGCATGCGCGACGAGGCCGGCGAGTTCGGTGCAAAGTGGATCGGACGCAACCGCTACGTCTATGGGCGTATCAAAGAAGGGATGCGGCTGTTCGTGCGCGGGCGCGTGGAACGCACGCTCGCCGGAGCGGTGATCAACGTGACGCACTATACCCAATTGCGCGAGGGCGAGAGCTATCGCGGCGAGATGGTTCCGGTTTACCGGGCGAGCAAGGATTTGACCACGCGTAAGATCGCGGCGGTCGTGCGCAAGAACCTTCCGGCGTTGCTCGAAGAGGCGGGCGAAGATCCGCTGCCGGAGGCGGTGCGCGCGAATGCGGCGTATCCTTCGCTGCGCGATTCCTACCGCGCAGTCCATGCACCGGCGACACCGGAGGAGGCCGAGCGGGCGCGCGAGCGTTTTATCTTCACGGAGTTTCTCGTGTTGGCAGCGGGCGCCCAACTTCGCCGCGCCGAGCGCGAGCGCGCGCACGACGCAAGCGCGCTGGAACGTCCGCGCGATCTGCTCGACCAATTTCAAGTTCCGCTCGATTTTCCGCTGACCGGCGCGCAGCGGCACGCGATCGACGAGATCTGGCGCGACATGACCCGCGACGTGCCGATGAACCGGTTGTTGCAGGGCGACGTCGGCAGCGGCAAGACGCTGGTTGCGGCCGCGGCAGTCGTGCTCGCTGCGCGAAACGGCATCCAATCGGCGCTGATGGCGCCGACCGAGATTCTGGCCGCGCAGCACGCAAGCAAACTCGCGCCGCTGCTCCTCCCCTTCGGCATCACGGTCGAAGCCGTATTCGGAGCGCAAGGTGCGCGCGCGCGCAACGCCGCACTCGATCGCTTGGCTAGCGGCGAGGCGCTCCTTGCGGTCGGAACACACGCGCTGCTCACCGGAAGCGTCGATTTTGCGCGCCTCGGCTTGGTCATCATCGACGAGCAGCATCGTTTCGGCGTGGAGCAGCGCGCGCGTCTGCGCGCCAAAGGCATCGCGCCCCATACCCTGCACATGACGGCGACACCGATACCGCGTACGCTCGCGCAATCGGTGTACGCCGATCTCGATCTCTCGGTCATCGACGAATTGCCGCCGGGCCGCACGCCGATCGAGACGTACGCGATTCGTACGAGCCGGCTCGAGCGCGCGTACGCATTCGTCGAAGCCAACGTCGCGCGCGGCCATCAGGCCTACATTGTGGCACCCGCGATCGACGAGGAAAGCGAGCTGACCAGCGTCATCGCCGAAAGCGAGCACCTCAAAAACGACGTCTTCCCGCAGCGGCGCATCGGAGTGGTTCACGGTCGCCTTACCAGCCGCGAGAAGGACGAGGTGATGGGGCGGTTCGTGCGCGGCGAGATCGACATCTTGCTCGCGACGACGGTGGTGGAGGTCGGCGTCGACGTTCCCAACGCATCGGTCATGGTCGTGCTCGACGCGCATCGGTACGGGCTTGCGCAGTTGCACCAATTGCGCGGCCGGATCGGACGCGGCGTGGCCAAATCGTTCTGCGTGCTGGTCTATCCCGACGAAACGGGCGAATCCGAGCGTCTTGGGATTCTAACTGAATCGACCGACGGATTTGCAATCGCCGAAGCCGACTTACGTCTGCGCGGCGCGGGTGAATTCGCCGGAACGGTTCAATCGGGCGCGGCGGATTTGTGGATCGCAGACCTCGTGCGCGACATCGAGATTTATCGCGAAGCCAGGACGCAGGCCGAGCGAATCATTGCCGGTGACCCGGCGCTTCGACGTGCCGAGCACGCCGGGCTGCGCAATTCGCTCGAACGTGCGCCGTCGACACGCGCACTCGTCCTCTCTTCCTAG
- a CDS encoding 2-dehydropantoate 2-reductase translates to MRIAVIGAGAIGGYIAAVLARAGADVGVVARGAHLEAIQRDGIAVLSSDLGQFTARVEASDDLRALGGYDVALLAFKSHQWPALLPQLESAAAAGTPVVTLQNGVPFWFRRTPPLRTVDPGGTIGALFPDERVIGGVVHVSGHVAEPGKIRQSGGGRFVLGALTPVLNDLLARLSGVMREAGLKPEVESNIRHFAWLKLINNASLNPVSTIHELTIHQMLTDPVAREEVRALMLEAVAVGRALGVVNDVDLNARMAYAQRLTDVRTSMLQDALAHRPLELDPIVGAVVELGEDAGVPVPRLREVYDILRARTAAV, encoded by the coding sequence ATGCGGATAGCAGTTATAGGCGCAGGCGCGATCGGCGGATACATTGCCGCGGTGCTGGCCCGCGCCGGCGCCGACGTCGGCGTCGTCGCACGCGGCGCGCACCTCGAAGCGATACAACGTGACGGTATCGCGGTGCTTTCCAGCGACCTCGGGCAATTCACCGCTCGCGTGGAAGCAAGCGACGATCTGCGCGCGCTCGGCGGATACGACGTCGCTCTGCTCGCCTTTAAGTCGCATCAATGGCCGGCGCTGCTCCCGCAATTGGAATCCGCTGCCGCCGCCGGCACGCCGGTCGTGACGCTGCAAAACGGTGTGCCGTTTTGGTTTCGGCGCACGCCGCCGCTGCGAACCGTCGACCCCGGTGGGACAATCGGGGCCCTCTTTCCCGATGAACGCGTGATCGGCGGCGTGGTGCACGTGTCCGGGCACGTCGCTGAGCCCGGCAAGATTCGTCAGAGCGGCGGCGGCCGCTTTGTGCTCGGTGCGCTGACTCCTGTGCTCAACGACCTGCTCGCACGCCTGTCCGGCGTGATGCGTGAGGCGGGGCTGAAACCGGAAGTCGAATCCAACATCCGCCACTTCGCCTGGCTCAAACTCATCAACAATGCGAGCCTCAACCCGGTGAGCACGATCCACGAGCTCACGATCCATCAGATGCTCACCGACCCGGTAGCGCGCGAGGAAGTCCGCGCGCTCATGCTGGAGGCGGTCGCGGTCGGGCGCGCGCTCGGCGTCGTGAATGACGTCGATTTGAATGCGCGGATGGCGTACGCGCAGCGCCTGACCGACGTGCGAACCTCGATGCTGCAAGATGCGCTCGCTCACCGCCCGCTCGAACTCGACCCGATCGTCGGCGCCGTGGTGGAACTCGGCGAGGACGCCGGCGTGCCGGTGCCGCGCTTGCGTGAGGTGTACGATATCCTGCGCGCTCGTACGGCCGCGGTTTGA
- a CDS encoding DUF4239 domain-containing protein: MTWIYSIPAWLVCILFIGGTSAFAAVGLLLARNPRMGRLRAVANDFAGPVMGALGTILAVMLSFMVVTVWQEYDQSAQIVETEASQISNLYHEVAVFPEPLRDQVRSAIIRYVNVVVKQEWPLMSVGRESPAARRSAMAIVSLVQSYSPTTMAQQNSQADALDHAHAMLDAREDRLFQNSQAVPPLLWVMMLFVALVTLCSSYFFFVADVRAHLAMTIALGAVIGAIFVVIAELDLPFRGDLQIPPTAYAHDYRVFADDPVSSKYLPNAPGSTQP, from the coding sequence ATGACATGGATCTACTCGATCCCGGCTTGGCTCGTATGCATCCTCTTCATTGGAGGCACCAGCGCGTTCGCGGCCGTCGGACTGCTGCTGGCGCGCAATCCCCGGATGGGGCGGTTGCGGGCGGTGGCCAACGACTTCGCCGGCCCGGTGATGGGGGCGCTCGGCACGATCCTGGCGGTTATGCTCTCGTTCATGGTCGTCACCGTCTGGCAAGAATACGATCAATCCGCGCAGATCGTAGAAACCGAAGCCTCTCAGATTTCGAATCTCTATCACGAGGTCGCGGTTTTTCCCGAACCGCTGCGTGACCAAGTGCGCTCCGCAATCATCCGCTACGTCAATGTGGTGGTAAAGCAAGAGTGGCCTCTCATGAGCGTCGGACGAGAGAGCCCCGCGGCTCGGCGATCGGCGATGGCGATCGTTTCGCTCGTGCAATCCTACAGCCCGACGACGATGGCGCAGCAAAACTCTCAAGCAGACGCGCTCGATCACGCCCACGCGATGTTGGATGCGCGCGAGGACCGGCTGTTCCAGAACAGCCAAGCCGTCCCGCCCCTGCTCTGGGTCATGATGCTCTTCGTCGCGCTGGTTACGCTTTGCTCGTCGTACTTCTTCTTCGTGGCCGACGTACGCGCGCACTTGGCCATGACGATCGCGCTTGGCGCCGTGATCGGCGCGATCTTTGTCGTCATCGCCGAACTCGATCTGCCGTTCCGCGGCGATTTGCAAATTCCGCCGACGGCTTACGCGCACGATTACCGAGTGTTCGCCGACGATCCGGTCAGCTCAAAATATTTACCGAACGCGCCAGGATCAACGCAACCGTAA